The DNA window GTGGGACAGACGGAGTGGACGGCATCGACGCTGTACCAAATCGGCGCCGCCGCAGACCACGACCACGACATGGTGCTGCTTCCCGGAGACCTCTCGTACGCGGACAGCCAGCAGCCGCTGTGGGACTCGTGGGGGAGGCTGGTGCAGCCGCTGGCGAGCGCGCGGCCGTGGATGGTGACGGAGGGGAACCACGAGAAGGAGACGCTGCGCGAGCCCGACACCAACAGGCCGGCGCGGCGCTTCGTGGCGTACAACGCACGGTGGCGCATGCCGCACGAGGAGAGCGGCTCGAGCTCCAACCTCTACTACTCCTTCGACGCGTCCGGCGGCAAGGTGCACGTCGTCATGCTGGGCTCCTACGCCGAGCTCGAGGACAGGTCGATGGAGCAGCAGCAGGCGTGGCTGCGGAGGGACCTTGCGGCTGTGGACCGGCGCAGGACGCCGTGGCTGCTGGTGCTCATGCACGTGCCCTGGTACAACACTAACCGGGCGCACCAGGGCGAGGCCGAGAACATGCGCAGGGCCATGGAGAGCCTGCTCTATGAGGCGCGCGTGGATGTCGTCTTCGCCTCTCACACCCACGCCTATGAGCGCTTTGTAAGTACATTGCATTTTGCTAGTAGTATCAACTGTCGAGTTCATGTATTGTTGTTCGTCACAGGCGAGGATTTATGACAACAAGGCCAACAGCCAGGGCCCGATGTACATCACCATTGGTGACGCAGGCAACAACAAAGCTCATAAGTACCATTCAGACAACATGAGTTGCTCTCAAACTAAATGCATCTTAGTCGTGTTGATGAACGCTACTAACAATTAAATTCCTTGTGTTCTGAAGATTCATCAGTGACCATGAGTTGGCGCACCTGTCGCTGTTCCGGGAGGCAAGCTTTGGGCACGGGCGGCTGAGGATCATCGACAACAGGAGAGCAATATGGACGTGGCACCGTAACAACGATGAGGACGCCGCTGTCAGCGACGAGGTCTGGTTGGAGAGCTTGGCCAGCCCATAACGGGAACTTAACGGGCCATTTCAACAACAATGTGAAAAAACGACGAGAGTTGTGTTGATACTCAAATTTGTCTGAAGTGTTTAGTCACTCGGCTTGAATGATTGAGCGCATATTTTGATCAACATAGTTCGAGTGCATTGTAGGTTAATGTGACCGTTGAGCCTGTCGTTGACTTTCGTGCCACTGGCCCGAGTGTCCTTTGTCACGACTGATCTGAGCCGAAGATTAGAGAAGAGAGACTCTCGGTTAGATTGTCGGCCTCTCCTGGTTTCCCGATATATATAATTATCTATATCTGATAATAATGTTTCATAGCAGTACACGGCTACAAGATGGATAGATGGATCAATGGCTGTGATATTGTATTAATATTTGGTATGTATATATTCGAAAGGATGCTATGACCTCGCCTGAGTTAGGCCCTGTTGGGTAGGGTTCCGGCTCCTCTAAAAACAGCTCTGGCTCTGGATCTTGTGCTGGAGCAAATTCTCTGGTGGAGCTGGAGCTCTTTTGGGAAACCGTTTGGCTGAACAGCTCCTCATGTCTGTTATGAATGGCTAAGATAGGGACAATGTCCAAAATGCCCCTGGTTGAACAGCACCCACGCGCCGCCAACCGGGGGCGGTCCCGGCCATGCGCCGCCACCCAGCCACGCGCCACCTCATGGGCCCACGCTCGGCCAAGGGGCGCCGCCCCGGGCCGTGCCTGGCGGCCAACCGATGGGGCTGGTGCCCACTGCGTCGCCTGCAGCTCCTGCGAGGAGGGCGCGGAAGCCTCCCGCCGTCGCTCCTTCCGAGCCCACGACACCCATGGATCCATCTTCAGAGCCGCCGGATCTATCGGTCTCCATAACCCCCTCGCCATCTTGCCTCTCGGGCTGCCGTGCATCCATGGAGGGAGGACGGAGCTTCTTCTCTCCACACCGTGCGGCTTCAGCCTACGAACGAGCAGATAAGGTTGGTTGGGGAGACGATGGCAGTTGTTGTAATTTGTTGGGAACTTTAGGGGCAAAGAGTTACCGTGGCTGCTGGGTCTGACACAGGAGCGGTGGAAGCTCGATTTTTTGCTCCAGTGGACCGCAACAGCATGTAAGAGCGCATAAAACGGGAATCCTCCGCGGGAGCCACTCGCTTAAGACCGTTTGGTTGGTGGAGCCATAAAACGACCTCAGAAGCCATGCGAGGAGCGGTACCAAACAGGCTCTTAACAAGAAGGATCCGAGTCCAGCTCCCATACGTGCTACTAGAaggagattaattaagaaaggaGATTGGTTCTCAATACTTGGATACAGGCGACATGAAGATTGAGTGCAACATATGACTATTTTGACCGACGGGTGTTTAATTTGGCATGCATAGTAATTGCTAGCTAGTTTGATTGAAGACCATCAAAAGGGACGTACATGCAGATGTGAAGTATTTATTCACATTACTTTAATGAGTACGTGTTTGGAACCTGGCCGTGCCTGTACAGACGGGACTCGGGAGCTTGGTGCCAGGTATACGCAGCTGTACGTTGATCATGAAGCAAGAAAGGCAAATCTAAATTGGGAATTGGTTATGGTAATGCATAACACGTACATGCAAGCAGGAAAGGCAAGCTCGGTCATATAATACACATATACGCTGTCGTGTTCTGCTCGGAATCACAAATTAATACGGCTACTAGCGCAGGGAAACCTTATCTTGTTGTAATTCTAGAGATATTCATGTACTCATAGGAAAGAAAGACCAGCCGTCCTATAAATATAAAAGGTGGTGGCCGATTGACAACACACAATCAAATCTATTAATACATCtactttttattttttatcttaCTTTTTCAATCTACTATTTCTTCTAGTTCTTTGTTGTTGACGATGTTCATTGCTTCAACGATGGCGAAGCCCTAGAGCGGTCATGCCAGCTAGGGCAGCCCATAGCCGCCGCACGCCTTGACAGGGCCCTCTCAGGCGTGTGGGGTTTCGGGTCCCAAGAGACCTCGCCGGCGTGTCTTACGTATCGCGTTCCC is part of the Miscanthus floridulus cultivar M001 chromosome 9, ASM1932011v1, whole genome shotgun sequence genome and encodes:
- the LOC136482120 gene encoding purple acid phosphatase 22-like encodes the protein MRITWVTDDRSAPSVVEYGTSPGEYTAASETGYQTSYQFLSYTSGAIHHVTIGPLEPGTTYYYRCGRAGDEFSLRAPPATLPIEFVVIGDVGQTEWTASTLYQIGAAADHDHDMVLLPGDLSYADSQQPLWDSWGRLVQPLASARPWMVTEGNHEKETLREPDTNRPARRFVAYNARWRMPHEESGSSSNLYYSFDASGGKVHVVMLGSYAELEDRSMEQQQAWLRRDLAAVDRRRTPWLLVLMHVPWYNTNRAHQGEAENMRRAMESLLYEARVDVVFASHTHAYERFARIYDNKANSQGPMYITIGDAGNNKAHKFISDHELAHLSLFREASFGHGRLRIIDNRRAIWTWHRNNDEDAAVSDEVWLESLASP